One genomic region from Kineobactrum salinum encodes:
- a CDS encoding HTH domain-containing protein, translating into MDKFDRFQLLHRQFRSHRHPIPIATLAARLECTEKTVKRAIESMRDCSRTAPEEGIG; encoded by the coding sequence ATGGACAAATTTGACCGCTTCCAGCTGCTCCACCGCCAATTCCGGTCTCATCGCCACCCTATCCCGATAGCAACGCTCGCAGCACGGCTCGAATGCACCGAAAAAACGGTCAAGCGCGCCATTGAGAGCATGCGGGACTGTAGTCGTACCGCACCCGAGGAAGGAATTGGATGA
- the gspC gene encoding type II secretion system protein GspC, with product MGAAAAGPAGSPARDIINPPARGGAAQESRAEVDIEALRSWQLFGDPGAAPAEAEVAALEAVAPSDRDGIEKGARETRLNLTLRGIIAYTADGLGSAIIEHQSRQGVYAVDDALPVPGNVVLAKVMPGQVVLDNGGNYELLSLYRESELDGQLQQSARRAAPTAGAARQVDVRADPDTTELASGYRQQLYQNPQSLAELVRISPVREDGQLRGYRLAPGQDQTQFQRLGFRAGDVVVAVNGLSLSDPANTMRLYQAMRTATEAEFELQRDGQPLAVRVSLGDAAADQ from the coding sequence TTGGGCGCTGCTGCCGCAGGCCCAGCCGGTAGCCCTGCCCGGGACATCATCAATCCGCCGGCCCGCGGCGGGGCGGCGCAGGAGTCACGTGCCGAGGTGGATATCGAGGCGTTGCGCAGCTGGCAGTTATTTGGTGATCCCGGGGCCGCCCCGGCCGAGGCGGAAGTTGCAGCGCTGGAGGCGGTAGCCCCTTCCGACCGGGACGGCATTGAAAAAGGTGCCCGGGAAACCCGCCTCAATCTGACCCTGCGCGGCATCATCGCCTACACCGCCGATGGGCTGGGCAGCGCGATCATCGAGCACCAGTCCCGCCAGGGCGTGTACGCCGTCGATGACGCCTTGCCGGTGCCCGGCAATGTGGTGCTCGCCAAGGTGATGCCGGGCCAGGTGGTACTGGACAACGGCGGCAACTATGAGCTGCTGAGCCTCTACAGGGAATCGGAGCTGGACGGCCAGTTGCAACAGAGCGCCCGCCGAGCCGCACCGACGGCTGGCGCGGCACGGCAGGTCGATGTGCGCGCCGACCCCGATACCACTGAACTGGCAAGTGGCTATCGGCAACAGTTGTACCAGAACCCCCAGTCGCTGGCGGAGCTGGTGCGTATTTCGCCGGTACGGGAGGACGGGCAACTGCGCGGCTACCGGCTGGCGCCGGGGCAGGACCAGACCCAGTTCCAGCGCCTGGGTTTTCGTGCCGGCGACGTGGTGGTGGCGGTAAACGGGCTGAGCCTGTCTGACCCCGCCAACACCATGCGGCTGTACCAGGCAATGCGTACAGCCACGGAGGCGGAGTTTGAGCTGCAGCGGGACGGCCAGCCGCTGGCGGTCAGGGTGAGTCTGGGTGATGCTGCAGCCGATCAATGA
- the prlC gene encoding oligopeptidase A, whose product MSNPLLEQNTLPPFSSIRPEHVEPAIRQLIERNRRRVQELLAAPEVTPAALLDALEDLEDELAQRWAAVEHLNGVCNSEALRAAYNACLPLLSEYHSWLGQNTGLYEAHRELADSDTFAELDTARQQAVHNALRDFRLAGVALPEAQQQRYRELKQRLSELGSRFTDNVLDATNAWSRQATAEELAGLPATALASAAEAARQKGLEGYLLTLDFPSVQPLMSYCDNAALREEVYTANITRASELGPNAGQWDNSELITEILGLRRELAALLGFANYAERSLATKMAESPQQVLDFLQDLARRSRPQAQREWLELCDFAASEFGVAPLQPWDVAYYSEKLRQRKFQVSQEDIRPYLPADRVLAGLFEVVRRLYGVNVEEVQEFDSYHPDARLFELQQDGEPLARFYLDLYARSHKRGGAWMGDCRVRRRRGETLQLPVAYLVCNFTPPVGEEPSLLTETEMSTLFHEFGHGLQHMLTRQQVAAVSGINGVAWDAVELPSQFLENWCHQPEALAFISGHYRSGEPLPAALLEKMLAAKNFQAGMQMLRQLEFALFDFRLHCEWGTEGLTVQGLLDEVRSQLAVVPVADCNRFQNSFSHIFGGGYAAGYYSYKWAEVLSADAFARFEEEGIFNPVTGGDFRRHILETGGSQDAMSLFVAFRGREPDVGPLLRHSGIAA is encoded by the coding sequence ATGTCCAACCCACTACTGGAACAGAATACCCTGCCGCCCTTTTCCTCAATCCGGCCCGAACACGTGGAACCTGCCATACGCCAGCTGATTGAGCGCAACCGGCGCCGGGTGCAGGAACTGCTGGCCGCACCCGAGGTGACGCCGGCTGCGTTGCTGGATGCGCTGGAAGACCTGGAGGACGAGCTGGCCCAGCGCTGGGCGGCCGTCGAGCATCTCAACGGGGTCTGCAACAGCGAGGCGCTGCGCGCAGCCTACAACGCCTGCCTGCCGCTGCTGTCTGAATACCACAGCTGGCTGGGCCAGAACACCGGGCTGTACGAAGCCCACCGTGAGCTGGCGGACAGCGACACCTTCGCAGAACTGGACACCGCCCGGCAACAGGCGGTACACAACGCCCTGCGCGACTTCCGGCTGGCCGGAGTGGCGCTGCCAGAGGCGCAGCAGCAGCGTTACAGAGAACTCAAACAGCGCCTGTCGGAGCTGGGCAGCCGCTTTACCGACAACGTCCTCGACGCCACCAATGCCTGGTCGCGCCAGGCCACCGCCGAAGAGCTCGCCGGCCTGCCTGCCACTGCACTGGCCAGCGCCGCCGAGGCGGCGCGGCAGAAAGGCCTGGAGGGTTACTTACTGACCCTGGACTTTCCCTCGGTGCAGCCGCTAATGAGCTATTGCGATAATGCCGCATTGCGGGAGGAGGTCTACACCGCCAATATCACCCGCGCCTCGGAACTGGGCCCCAATGCCGGGCAGTGGGACAACAGCGAGCTGATCACCGAAATACTCGGCCTGCGCCGCGAGCTGGCGGCGCTGCTGGGCTTTGCAAACTATGCCGAGCGGTCTCTGGCCACCAAGATGGCGGAATCTCCGCAGCAGGTGCTCGACTTCCTGCAGGACCTGGCCCGCCGCTCCCGGCCCCAGGCGCAGCGGGAATGGCTCGAGCTGTGCGACTTCGCCGCCAGCGAATTCGGCGTCGCCCCACTGCAACCCTGGGATGTGGCCTATTACAGCGAAAAACTGCGCCAGCGCAAGTTCCAGGTCTCGCAGGAGGACATTCGCCCCTATCTGCCGGCGGACCGGGTCCTGGCGGGTCTGTTCGAGGTGGTCCGGCGTCTGTATGGAGTGAACGTCGAGGAAGTGCAGGAGTTCGACAGCTATCACCCGGATGCGCGCCTGTTCGAACTGCAGCAGGACGGCGAGCCGCTGGCCCGCTTCTACCTAGACCTGTATGCGCGCAGCCACAAGCGCGGCGGCGCGTGGATGGGGGACTGCCGGGTACGCCGCCGCAGGGGGGAGACCCTGCAGCTGCCGGTGGCCTACCTGGTCTGCAATTTCACCCCGCCGGTAGGCGAGGAGCCCTCGCTGCTGACCGAGACCGAGATGAGCACGCTGTTCCACGAATTCGGTCACGGCCTGCAGCACATGCTCACCCGGCAACAGGTGGCCGCCGTCTCGGGCATCAATGGCGTGGCCTGGGACGCGGTGGAACTGCCCAGCCAGTTCCTGGAAAACTGGTGCCACCAGCCCGAGGCGCTGGCGTTCATTTCCGGCCACTACCGCAGTGGCGAGCCCCTGCCGGCAGCGTTGCTGGAAAAGATGCTGGCGGCGAAGAACTTCCAGGCCGGAATGCAGATGCTGCGGCAGCTGGAATTCGCGCTGTTCGACTTCCGCCTGCACTGCGAATGGGGCACAGAAGGGTTGACGGTACAGGGCCTGTTGGACGAGGTACGGTCACAGCTGGCCGTGGTGCCGGTAGCCGATTGCAACCGCTTCCAGAACAGTTTCAGCCACATCTTCGGCGGCGGCTACGCGGCGGGCTACTACAGCTACAAGTGGGCCGAGGTATTGTCGGCGGATGCGTTCGCACGTTTCGAGGAAGAGGGCATCTTCAACCCCGTCACCGGCGGTGACTTCCGCCGCCACATCCTGGAGACCGGCGGCTCCCAGGACGCGATGAGCCTGTTCGTCGCGTTCCGCGGCCGCGAACCCGACGTCGGGCCGCTGCTGCGGCACAGCGGCATCGCCGCCTGA
- a CDS encoding S9 family peptidase, whose product MRGSVTRMTAAAVLLLVLSGSLPAWSKPALSAADVFQLVYASSPMIDREGRRLLYLRHSMDIMRDQPRSNLWRINIDGSDHRPVTTGPDSISSAALAPDGNRVAYVRRDDTGQQLFVSWLDSGQTAQLTRLPYAPDNLAWSPDGQWLAFKMLVAEPEPGMGELPPRPRGAEWAGSPEVVERTVYRADGTGARPHGHDHVFVIPAAGGSPRQLTSGDYYHSGAIAWAADSEALFVSANRNPDWELDTQNSDIYRVALADGETTALTDRQGADANVVVSPDGRTLAYTGWDDRRMGYHRNRLYVMSVDGSERRELLPDLDRNIEQPRWSSDGKRLLFRYDDRGDTLLAATDLRGGMEVLARGLGGKQLGRPYSGADFAAGGQGSYAYTAGSATTLADIVVGKLGSDRQRQLTHLNDNLLAHRSLGQVEELWLQSSFDQRDIQAWIVTPPDFDPDRKYPLILEIHGGPFANYGPRFAAEIQLFAAAGYVVLYVNPRGSTGYGEEFANLIHHNYPSQDYDDLMSAVDVVLERGYVDPRQLYVTGGSGGGTLTAWIVGKTDRFRAAVAAKPVINWTSFVLTADVSPYFSRYWFGEMPWENPDAYWQRSPLSLVGNVVTPTMLLTGEKDLRTPMPETEQFYQALKLRGIDTAMVRVPGAYHTIARRPSQLIAKVEAILAWFGRYAPEQAG is encoded by the coding sequence ATGAGAGGTTCAGTGACAAGGATGACCGCCGCGGCGGTGCTGCTGCTGGTACTGTCGGGATCGCTGCCGGCCTGGAGCAAACCGGCTCTGAGCGCGGCCGACGTTTTCCAGCTGGTTTATGCCAGTTCCCCGATGATCGATCGCGAGGGCCGGCGCCTGCTCTACCTGCGCCACAGCATGGATATCATGCGCGATCAGCCGCGCAGCAACCTGTGGCGGATCAATATCGATGGCAGCGATCACCGCCCGGTCACCACGGGCCCCGACAGCATCAGCTCCGCGGCGCTGGCGCCGGACGGCAACCGGGTGGCCTATGTGCGCCGCGACGACACCGGGCAGCAACTGTTTGTAAGTTGGCTGGACAGTGGCCAGACCGCCCAGTTGACACGGCTGCCGTACGCTCCGGACAACCTGGCCTGGTCGCCGGATGGCCAGTGGCTGGCTTTCAAGATGCTGGTGGCGGAGCCGGAACCCGGTATGGGCGAGCTGCCGCCGCGGCCCAGGGGGGCGGAATGGGCCGGCAGCCCGGAAGTGGTGGAGCGCACGGTTTACAGGGCCGATGGCACGGGCGCCCGGCCTCACGGCCATGACCATGTCTTCGTGATCCCGGCAGCGGGCGGCAGTCCGCGGCAGCTGACCTCGGGTGATTATTACCACAGCGGTGCCATTGCCTGGGCGGCGGACAGCGAGGCGCTGTTCGTGTCTGCCAACCGCAATCCCGACTGGGAACTGGATACCCAGAACAGCGATATTTACCGGGTGGCGCTGGCCGACGGTGAGACCACCGCGCTGACCGACCGGCAGGGGGCTGATGCCAACGTCGTGGTGTCGCCCGACGGCCGCACCCTGGCATACACCGGCTGGGATGATCGTCGCATGGGCTACCACCGGAACCGGCTCTATGTGATGTCTGTGGATGGCAGCGAGCGCCGTGAATTGCTGCCAGACCTGGATCGCAATATCGAGCAGCCGCGCTGGTCCAGTGACGGCAAACGTCTGTTGTTTCGCTATGACGACCGCGGAGACACCCTGTTGGCGGCGACCGACCTGCGCGGCGGCATGGAAGTGCTGGCGCGGGGCCTGGGCGGCAAGCAACTGGGGCGTCCCTACTCCGGCGCGGACTTCGCGGCGGGCGGCCAGGGCAGCTATGCCTACACCGCAGGCAGCGCTACCACGCTGGCGGATATCGTGGTCGGCAAGCTCGGCAGTGACCGGCAGCGGCAGCTGACCCACCTCAACGACAACCTGCTGGCGCATCGCAGCCTGGGGCAGGTGGAAGAGCTGTGGCTGCAGTCGTCCTTTGATCAGCGTGACATCCAGGCCTGGATCGTGACTCCGCCGGACTTCGATCCCGACCGCAAATACCCGCTGATTCTGGAAATCCACGGTGGTCCGTTTGCCAACTATGGTCCCCGCTTTGCAGCCGAGATCCAGCTGTTCGCGGCAGCCGGTTATGTGGTGCTGTACGTGAACCCCAGGGGCAGCACAGGGTATGGTGAAGAATTCGCCAACCTGATACACCACAATTACCCTTCCCAGGATTACGATGACCTGATGTCCGCGGTGGACGTGGTGCTGGAGCGCGGCTATGTGGACCCGCGGCAACTGTATGTCACCGGCGGCAGCGGCGGTGGTACCCTGACGGCCTGGATTGTCGGCAAGACCGATCGCTTCCGTGCGGCGGTGGCGGCCAAGCCGGTGATCAACTGGACCAGCTTTGTGCTGACAGCGGACGTGAGTCCCTATTTCAGCCGCTACTGGTTCGGGGAAATGCCCTGGGAAAATCCCGATGCCTACTGGCAGCGCTCGCCGTTGTCACTGGTGGGCAATGTGGTGACACCTACCATGCTGCTCACCGGCGAGAAGGATCTGCGCACGCCGATGCCGGAGACGGAACAGTTCTATCAGGCGCTCAAACTGCGGGGCATTGATACCGCGATGGTGCGGGTGCCCGGTGCCTACCATACCATCGCCCGGCGCCCCAGCCAGCTGATCGCCAAGGTGGAGGCCATCCTGGCCTGGTTCGGGCGCTACGCGCCGGAGCAGGCGGGTTAG
- a CDS encoding nucleotidyltransferase family protein: MLLEELREHRSQIHALVSQFGGRRIRVFGSVARGDERPDSDIDFLVDFPRGYDLFAQRLPLTEKLGELLHRDVELLPEHELNPHIRDYVLKEAVEI; this comes from the coding sequence ATGTTACTTGAAGAACTTCGCGAGCACAGAAGTCAGATACATGCCTTGGTGAGCCAATTTGGTGGGCGCCGAATTCGTGTGTTCGGGTCGGTAGCCAGAGGTGATGAAAGACCTGACAGCGATATAGACTTTCTTGTTGATTTCCCTCGCGGGTATGATCTTTTTGCCCAGCGCCTGCCGTTGACTGAAAAGCTCGGAGAGCTCTTGCACCGCGATGTAGAGTTGCTGCCGGAACATGAGCTAAATCCGCACATCCGGGATTATGTGCTAAAAGAGGCGGTTGAAATATGA
- a CDS encoding GNAT family N-acetyltransferase, giving the protein MDEPPAPLRGSLVRLEPLSREHAQGLFARGRHEPDWLYMPRSCFVDLADTRQWVDEALAAADQQPWAIIENAKHRLVGSTRYLHMRPQHRGLEIGWTWLGQEWQRTGVNTEVKFLLLRHAFERLHCLRVEFKADARNQRSQKALERIGATREGVLRKHMIVQDDYARDSVYFSVIDSEWPQVKQRLLRLLQTSAVDPHAG; this is encoded by the coding sequence ATGGATGAGCCGCCTGCGCCGCTGCGCGGCAGCCTGGTGCGGCTGGAACCATTGTCCCGCGAACACGCCCAGGGCCTGTTCGCCCGTGGCCGGCATGAGCCCGACTGGCTCTATATGCCGCGCAGCTGCTTTGTGGATCTTGCCGACACTCGCCAGTGGGTGGACGAGGCGTTGGCCGCGGCGGATCAGCAGCCCTGGGCGATTATCGAGAACGCCAAGCACCGGCTGGTGGGCAGCACCCGCTACCTGCACATGCGTCCGCAGCACCGCGGCCTGGAGATCGGCTGGACCTGGCTGGGGCAGGAGTGGCAGCGCACTGGCGTCAATACCGAAGTCAAGTTCCTGCTGCTGCGACATGCCTTCGAACGGCTGCACTGCCTGCGGGTAGAGTTCAAGGCGGATGCCCGCAACCAGCGCTCCCAGAAGGCACTGGAACGTATAGGTGCCACCCGCGAAGGGGTCCTGCGCAAGCACATGATCGTCCAGGACGACTATGCCCGCGATTCGGTGTACTTCAGTGTGATCGACAGCGAGTGGCCCCAGGTGAAGCAGCGCCTGTTGCGCCTGCTGCAAACATCAGCGGTAGATCCCCACGCCGGCTAG
- a CDS encoding quinone oxidoreductase family protein gives MTAVGEGVELVPGDRVGYCTAGLGAYAQALNLPAERLVALPEAVDFDTAAAVMLKGQTVEYLIQRCFALQAGQSCLFHAAAGGVGLLFGQWASALGATAIGTVGSDEKAELALAHGYQHVINYRREDVAARVRELTGGAGVRVVYDGVGRDTLDASLASLQPRGLLVSFGNASGSPPPLDLQRLAAGGSLYVTRPSLFDYTASPVELRQSAAALFERLLDGSLRVDIRQRYPLADIRQAHRDLEARATTGSTVILP, from the coding sequence GTGACCGCTGTCGGGGAGGGGGTGGAACTGGTGCCTGGCGACCGGGTAGGTTATTGCACGGCCGGGCTCGGCGCCTATGCCCAGGCGTTGAATTTACCGGCGGAGCGGCTGGTGGCGCTACCTGAAGCGGTGGATTTTGACACTGCTGCTGCGGTCATGCTGAAGGGACAGACCGTGGAATACCTGATCCAGCGCTGCTTCGCGCTGCAGGCGGGGCAGAGCTGCCTGTTCCACGCTGCGGCCGGTGGTGTGGGCCTGCTGTTCGGGCAGTGGGCCAGTGCGCTGGGTGCTACCGCCATTGGCACCGTCGGTTCGGATGAAAAGGCGGAACTGGCGCTGGCTCATGGCTACCAGCATGTCATAAATTACCGGCGCGAGGATGTGGCTGCACGGGTACGGGAGCTGACCGGTGGCGCCGGTGTCCGGGTGGTTTACGACGGCGTCGGCCGCGACACGCTTGACGCTTCCCTGGCCAGTCTGCAGCCGCGGGGTCTGCTGGTCAGTTTCGGCAACGCCTCCGGTAGCCCGCCGCCGCTGGACCTGCAGCGGCTGGCGGCAGGCGGTTCTCTCTATGTCACCCGCCCCAGCCTGTTCGACTATACAGCTTCCCCCGTTGAACTGCGCCAGTCCGCGGCGGCCCTGTTCGAGCGCCTGCTGGACGGCAGCCTGCGGGTGGACATCCGGCAGCGCTACCCACTGGCGGATATCCGCCAGGCGCACCGCGACCTGGAGGCCCGTGCCACCACCGGCTCCACGGTAATCCTGCCTTGA
- the cysK gene encoding cysteine synthase A, translating to MSQIFQDNAETIGGTPLVKINRISQGNVYAKLENRNPAMSVKCRIGSSMVLAAEQDGSLKPGMTIVEPTSGNTGIALAFVAAARGYGCLLTMPNTMSLERRKLMKALGAEIVLTDGAKGMPAAIAKAEEIIASEPGKYWGPRQFENPANPAIHESTTGPEIWRDTDGGIDILVSGVGTGGTLTGVSRYIKQTQGKAIQTVAVEPASSTIIGAAKSGEEPTHAPHKIQGIGAGFLPANLDLAMVDRVEQATNEDAMAWAHKLMQQEGILAGVSCGAAMVVADRIAREPGNENKMIVVILPDSGERYLSSALFEGKFSDNEMVQ from the coding sequence ATGAGCCAGATCTTTCAAGACAACGCTGAAACCATAGGCGGCACACCGCTGGTGAAGATAAACCGCATCAGCCAGGGCAATGTGTACGCCAAGCTGGAAAACCGCAACCCGGCGATGTCCGTCAAATGCCGGATTGGCAGCAGCATGGTGCTGGCCGCCGAGCAGGACGGCAGTCTCAAGCCCGGTATGACCATTGTCGAACCCACCAGCGGCAACACCGGCATCGCGCTGGCCTTCGTGGCCGCTGCCCGCGGCTACGGCTGCCTGCTGACCATGCCCAACACCATGAGCCTGGAGCGGCGCAAGCTGATGAAGGCGCTGGGGGCCGAGATCGTGCTGACCGACGGTGCCAAGGGCATGCCCGCGGCCATTGCCAAGGCCGAGGAGATCATCGCCTCCGAGCCGGGCAAATACTGGGGCCCCCGCCAGTTCGAGAACCCCGCCAACCCGGCCATTCACGAGAGTACCACCGGACCGGAAATCTGGCGCGACACCGACGGCGGCATCGATATCCTGGTGTCCGGGGTCGGCACCGGCGGCACCCTGACCGGGGTGTCGCGTTATATCAAGCAGACCCAGGGCAAGGCGATCCAGACCGTGGCGGTGGAACCCGCCAGCAGCACCATCATCGGCGCCGCCAAGAGCGGTGAGGAGCCCACCCACGCCCCGCACAAGATCCAGGGCATCGGCGCCGGCTTCCTGCCTGCCAACCTCGACCTCGCGATGGTCGACCGGGTCGAGCAGGCCACCAATGAGGACGCGATGGCCTGGGCCCACAAGCTGATGCAGCAGGAGGGGATATTGGCAGGGGTATCCTGCGGCGCGGCCATGGTGGTGGCCGACCGCATCGCCCGCGAACCGGGGAACGAAAACAAGATGATTGTCGTCATCCTGCCGGATTCCGGCGAACGCTACCTGAGCTCTGCGCTGTTTGAGGGCAAGTTCAGCGACAACGAGATGGTGCAGTAA
- a CDS encoding HepT-like ribonuclease domain-containing protein — protein MTKAWQPYALHILDAIAKIRRIKASGDLTQDEILYDATLRNLQTLSEATQRLPQEKKDMYPSVPWREISGFRNILVHNYLGTIDPLTVSSVVRTHLQALEESIKAMLENA, from the coding sequence ATGACCAAGGCATGGCAGCCCTATGCACTGCATATCCTTGATGCGATCGCTAAAATTCGCCGTATCAAAGCGAGCGGCGACTTGACCCAGGATGAAATTCTGTACGATGCGACATTGAGGAATTTGCAGACGTTGTCGGAGGCCACTCAACGTCTCCCGCAGGAGAAAAAAGATATGTATCCGTCCGTGCCTTGGCGGGAAATTTCCGGATTTCGCAATATTCTCGTGCATAATTATCTAGGTACCATAGACCCGCTGACAGTTTCGAGTGTAGTACGAACGCATTTGCAAGCACTTGAAGAAAGTATCAAAGCCATGCTGGAAAATGCGTAA
- a CDS encoding DEAD/DEAH box helicase, with product MLEEFDLDRSLQLALAELAYTTATEVQQQLLPPALEGRDLRVSAPTGSGKTLAYLLPLLQRLLTEPLPPSAGILGLVLVPTRELARQVLKECRQLLAKSNLRADAVTGGADFKYQKSLLRKNPEVLVATPGRLLEHCERRSTDLLGLRVLVLDEADRMLEMGFREDVLKIAGFCGSERQTLMLSATLHSRGLGEISDSLQHEPVTISCGEIRAAHKDIFHQRILADNLAHKDALLLALLADSRGRKQLVFANKRSTAARLAGLLRHHGLRAGCLHGEMSTEERKQVVTLFSQGSVDIVTASDLAARGLDIEGIDTVINYDLPHSGDDYLHRTGRTGRAGAQGLAISLIGASDWNLMISIQRYLKLEMEPRSLPGLKARYAGPKKLKSSGKAAGQKKKSTDAGQVKKKERLRDKKARGRPRRKSADAPANDGFAPLLKKQRLKPES from the coding sequence GTGCTTGAAGAATTCGACCTCGACCGAAGCCTGCAACTGGCCCTGGCGGAGCTGGCCTATACCACTGCCACCGAAGTACAACAGCAACTGCTGCCACCAGCGCTGGAAGGGCGCGACCTGCGGGTCAGCGCGCCCACCGGTAGCGGCAAGACACTGGCCTATCTGCTGCCGCTGTTGCAGCGACTGCTGACCGAGCCGCTCCCTCCCAGCGCCGGCATCCTGGGACTGGTACTGGTGCCGACCCGGGAACTGGCGCGCCAGGTACTGAAGGAGTGCCGCCAGTTGCTGGCCAAATCGAACTTGCGCGCCGATGCCGTGACCGGCGGCGCCGATTTCAAATACCAGAAGTCCCTGCTGCGCAAGAATCCGGAAGTGCTGGTGGCGACCCCGGGCCGTCTGCTGGAGCACTGCGAACGCCGCAGCACAGATCTGCTGGGCCTGCGGGTGCTGGTGCTGGATGAGGCGGACCGGATGCTGGAAATGGGTTTTCGCGAGGACGTGCTGAAAATCGCCGGTTTCTGCGGCAGCGAGCGTCAGACCCTGATGCTGTCGGCCACCCTGCACAGCCGGGGACTAGGTGAAATCAGCGACAGCCTGCAGCACGAGCCGGTCACCATCAGCTGCGGCGAGATCCGCGCTGCGCACAAGGATATTTTTCACCAGCGCATCCTCGCCGATAATCTGGCGCACAAGGACGCTCTGCTACTGGCACTGCTGGCCGACAGCAGGGGCCGCAAACAACTGGTTTTCGCCAATAAGCGCAGCACAGCAGCGCGACTGGCCGGCCTGCTGCGACACCACGGGCTGCGGGCCGGCTGCCTGCACGGCGAGATGAGTACCGAGGAACGCAAGCAGGTGGTCACGCTGTTTTCCCAAGGTAGTGTGGACATCGTCACCGCCAGCGACCTGGCCGCGCGCGGGCTGGACATCGAGGGTATCGACACCGTCATCAATTACGACCTGCCGCACAGCGGTGATGACTATCTTCACCGCACCGGCCGCACCGGACGCGCCGGCGCCCAGGGGCTGGCGATCTCGTTGATTGGCGCCAGTGACTGGAACCTGATGATCAGCATCCAGCGCTATCTCAAGCTGGAAATGGAGCCGCGCAGCCTGCCCGGCCTGAAGGCGCGCTACGCGGGACCCAAGAAACTGAAATCCTCAGGCAAGGCCGCGGGACAGAAGAAGAAAAGCACCGATGCCGGCCAGGTGAAAAAGAAGGAGCGGCTGCGCGACAAGAAAGCCCGCGGCCGCCCCCGTCGCAAGAGCGCCGACGCGCCTGCCAACGATGGCTTTGCCCCACTGCTGAAAAAGCAGCGGCTGAAGCCGGAGAGCTGA